One genomic window of Streptomyces sp. WP-1 includes the following:
- a CDS encoding type 2 lanthipeptide synthetase LanM family protein: protein MTETASLPTPRSAGLPLAWWAPALSLAERLAAPGRPAAPADLDAPARAPWAAGDADGFALRLAHLGVDDATAAALAAEPAERLAARAAEPGWVRYVEAALDAAPEYRVEPATDGTGAEAFAPVVRPLVAPAAARLAELLPGMAATERSVWQAEFGTWLTSQLVRLAARTLVRELAGARRAGRLAGATSRERFASFVAGAGARRGLGELFAAYPVLARMLGQTALDALDAAAELAARFQADRDDLVAVLLDGREPGALTRVELGLGDAHQGNRSVAVLRFADGARVVYKPRPLGQHALLDELAAWMDTKVPDLPLRTARTLRREGYGWLEFVSHRWCRSVTETDAFYRRQGVLLALLYAVDGADMHYENVIACGDQPVLVDAETLLHTGLGQAMTAGADPAAEALHTSVHRTCLLPHLLIGEHGALDISALGRSTDGTFPSEGLHWADSGLDTMRAVRGPLLSPAAQNQPLPDGRPLDGADHRAALLDGFRTAYAAIAAHGGELTGEDGPLATGADSPARLIARATRLYATLLEESTHPALLGDALARDGVFAVLWTESEHDGARSLLIEHETADLWRGDVPLFTHRPSGTGVRTADGTWLEDVLPEASLAAVRKKIARMDEIDCRDQEWIVSAALAARGACDPADRPRSALAVAPVPAVVPDASRLLAAVCGIADDIAARAVRDGGRANWLGLERVSGPHWAVLPMGAGLAQGYCGVALFLAHTGALTGADRYTALAREAVRPLPALLKALAADPELGAAAGPGAYDGLGGICYALVRLSALLGEELAQCLPDALTALAHAAAGCTEPGLAGGTAGALAAAVAVHEAAGTPGALELADALADLLCQAGPVEDAGFADGAAGIGWALLRYAAARPERSAAHASAGRDLLHGAARRAGDADTDPSWTRGLAGTAAAASALAELPASLAEFSARLRDAGVGPDLSLGQGALGTLDALTALAGRGDTPAAEALTLRTGQALAFVEAQGHRCATPDHVPSPGLLTGLSGIGYGLLRLAHPDTVPSVLLLGHPGRYGN, encoded by the coding sequence GTGACTGAGACCGCCAGCCTCCCGACTCCCCGGAGCGCCGGCCTGCCGCTCGCCTGGTGGGCCCCGGCGCTTTCCCTCGCGGAGCGCCTCGCCGCCCCCGGCCGACCGGCCGCGCCCGCCGACCTTGACGCCCCCGCCCGCGCCCCCTGGGCCGCCGGGGACGCGGACGGCTTCGCGCTGCGGCTGGCGCACCTCGGGGTGGACGACGCCACGGCGGCGGCCCTCGCGGCGGAGCCCGCCGAGCGGCTCGCCGCCCGCGCCGCCGAGCCCGGCTGGGTCCGGTACGTGGAGGCGGCCCTGGACGCCGCCCCCGAGTACCGCGTGGAGCCGGCCACGGACGGGACGGGTGCCGAGGCCTTCGCCCCCGTCGTACGACCGCTCGTCGCCCCGGCCGCCGCCCGCCTCGCCGAGCTGCTGCCGGGCATGGCCGCCACCGAACGGAGCGTGTGGCAGGCCGAGTTCGGCACCTGGCTGACCTCGCAGCTGGTGCGGCTGGCCGCCCGCACCCTCGTACGGGAACTCGCCGGGGCCCGGCGCGCCGGGCGCCTCGCGGGAGCGACCTCCCGGGAGCGGTTCGCCTCCTTCGTCGCCGGCGCGGGCGCCCGGCGGGGGCTCGGCGAGCTGTTCGCCGCCTACCCGGTGCTGGCCCGGATGCTCGGACAGACCGCCCTGGACGCCCTGGACGCGGCGGCCGAACTGGCCGCCCGCTTCCAGGCCGACCGGGACGACCTGGTCGCCGTCCTCCTCGACGGCCGCGAGCCGGGCGCCCTCACCCGCGTCGAACTCGGGCTCGGCGACGCCCACCAGGGCAACCGGTCGGTGGCCGTCCTGCGCTTCGCCGACGGGGCCCGCGTGGTGTACAAGCCGCGCCCGCTCGGGCAGCACGCCCTGCTGGACGAGCTGGCGGCCTGGATGGACACCAAGGTGCCCGACCTCCCGCTGCGCACCGCCCGCACCCTGCGCCGGGAGGGTTACGGCTGGCTGGAGTTCGTGTCCCACCGCTGGTGCCGCTCGGTGACCGAGACCGACGCCTTCTACCGCCGCCAGGGCGTGCTGCTCGCGCTGCTCTACGCGGTGGACGGCGCCGACATGCACTACGAGAACGTCATCGCCTGCGGCGACCAGCCGGTCCTGGTGGACGCCGAGACACTGCTGCACACCGGGCTCGGGCAGGCCATGACGGCCGGCGCCGACCCGGCGGCGGAGGCCCTGCACACCTCCGTGCACCGCACCTGCCTGCTGCCCCACCTGCTGATCGGCGAGCACGGCGCGCTGGACATCTCCGCGCTCGGCCGCTCCACCGACGGCACCTTCCCCAGCGAGGGCCTGCACTGGGCGGACAGCGGCCTGGACACCATGCGCGCCGTACGGGGGCCGCTGCTCAGCCCCGCCGCGCAGAACCAGCCGCTGCCCGACGGCCGCCCGCTGGACGGCGCCGACCACCGGGCCGCCCTGCTCGACGGCTTCCGCACGGCGTACGCGGCCATCGCGGCGCACGGCGGCGAACTGACCGGCGAGGACGGCCCGTTGGCGACGGGGGCCGACAGCCCGGCGCGGCTGATCGCCCGCGCCACCCGGCTGTACGCGACCCTGCTGGAGGAGTCCACGCATCCGGCGCTCCTCGGTGACGCGCTCGCCCGGGACGGGGTGTTCGCCGTGCTGTGGACCGAGTCCGAGCACGATGGGGCGCGCTCGTTGCTCATCGAGCACGAGACGGCCGACCTGTGGCGCGGCGACGTCCCCCTGTTCACCCATCGGCCGTCCGGAACAGGGGTCCGGACGGCCGACGGGACCTGGCTGGAGGATGTGCTGCCGGAGGCGAGCCTGGCCGCGGTGCGCAAGAAGATCGCACGGATGGACGAGATCGACTGCCGCGACCAGGAGTGGATCGTCTCGGCGGCCCTGGCCGCCCGGGGCGCCTGCGACCCGGCGGACCGGCCGAGGTCGGCGCTCGCGGTCGCGCCCGTCCCGGCCGTCGTGCCCGACGCCTCCCGGCTGCTGGCCGCGGTGTGCGGGATCGCCGACGACATCGCCGCCCGTGCGGTACGCGACGGCGGGCGCGCCAACTGGCTCGGTCTGGAAAGGGTTTCGGGCCCGCACTGGGCGGTCCTGCCGATGGGCGCCGGGCTGGCGCAGGGCTACTGCGGGGTCGCGCTCTTCCTCGCCCACACCGGCGCGCTGACCGGCGCCGACCGGTACACCGCGCTGGCCCGGGAGGCGGTACGGCCGCTGCCCGCGCTGCTCAAGGCCCTGGCCGCCGACCCCGAGCTGGGCGCGGCGGCGGGCCCCGGCGCCTACGACGGTCTCGGCGGTATCTGCTACGCCCTGGTCCGGCTGTCGGCGCTGCTGGGCGAGGAGTTGGCGCAGTGCCTGCCGGACGCGCTCACCGCGCTCGCCCACGCGGCGGCCGGGTGTACGGAACCCGGGCTGGCCGGGGGTACGGCAGGGGCGCTGGCCGCCGCCGTCGCCGTGCACGAGGCGGCCGGGACCCCGGGCGCGCTGGAGCTGGCGGACGCCCTGGCGGACCTGCTGTGCCAGGCGGGCCCCGTCGAGGACGCCGGTTTCGCGGACGGCGCCGCCGGGATCGGCTGGGCGCTGCTGCGGTACGCCGCCGCCCGCCCGGAGCGGTCCGCGGCGCATGCGAGCGCGGGCCGGGACCTGCTCCACGGCGCGGCCCGGCGAGCGGGGGACGCGGACACGGATCCGTCGTGGACGCGGGGGCTCGCCGGCACGGCGGCCGCCGCCTCGGCCCTCGCCGAACTCCCCGCCTCCCTGGCCGAGTTCTCGGCCCGGCTGCGGGACGCCGGGGTCGGTCCCGACCTCAGCCTCGGTCAGGGTGCCCTCGGCACGCTGGACGCCCTCACGGCCCTGGCCGGGCGGGGCGACACCCCGGCCGCCGAAGCCCTGACCCTGCGCACCGGCCAGGCACTCGCGTTCGTCGAGGCGCAGGGCCACCGCTGCGCCACCCCCGACCACGTTCCCTCCCCCGGACTGCTGACCGGCCTCTCCGGCATCGGCTACGGACTGCTCCGCCTGGCCCACCCCGACACCGTGCCCTCCGTCCTGCTCCTGGGACACCCCGGCCGGTACGGCAACTGA
- a CDS encoding response regulator transcription factor, whose amino-acid sequence MGVPVPVGVVALDPVLEAGTRSTLLACPQLTVCEPANARVAVLTVDRLGPAELDMVRTTRAHLTRPAVVLVAGALASGDALHALAAGARGLLLRREADASRLAHAVLAAAQDDCTVPTDLLEQVLDRPEGAERGWAGGSLSDRERSVLRLVADGHETAEIAQQLAYSPRTVTTVVHDITQRFRLRNRAHAVAYALRAGLL is encoded by the coding sequence ATGGGAGTCCCCGTACCCGTCGGTGTGGTCGCCCTCGACCCGGTCCTGGAGGCCGGCACCCGCAGTACCCTGCTCGCCTGCCCGCAGCTCACCGTGTGCGAGCCCGCCAACGCCCGGGTCGCCGTGCTCACCGTGGACCGGCTCGGCCCGGCCGAACTCGACATGGTGCGCACCACCCGCGCCCACCTGACGCGTCCCGCCGTCGTCCTGGTGGCCGGCGCGCTCGCCTCCGGAGACGCCCTGCACGCCCTCGCCGCCGGCGCCCGGGGCCTGCTGCTGCGCCGCGAGGCGGACGCGTCCCGCCTGGCCCACGCGGTGCTGGCCGCCGCCCAGGACGACTGCACCGTCCCCACCGACCTGCTCGAACAGGTCCTCGACCGGCCCGAGGGCGCCGAGCGCGGCTGGGCCGGCGGATCGCTCTCCGACCGCGAACGCTCGGTACTGCGCCTGGTCGCCGACGGGCACGAGACGGCGGAGATCGCCCAGCAACTCGCCTACTCGCCCCGCACCGTGACCACCGTCGTGCACGACATCACCCAGCGGTTCCGACTGCGCAACCGCGCCCACGCCGTCGCCTACGCACTGAGAGCGGGCCTGCTGTGA
- a CDS encoding response regulator transcription factor: MTATLTAAPGGVTTILPLRVQPSRHADRVRELARRAGLDCAIGHGQPGTVTVVVTDDAERALRATRLPGPLLLVCDTVGRAGLLQALRAGAVVLRRADLTEESLTAAVRRAGAPHPSIPYPELSHLLTTGPGPGGHPAHEDRPPSLTSRQMSVLRLMAEGHGNAGIAQLLHCSEHTVKNVVYEIMARLGARNRAHAVARAVRHGLI, from the coding sequence GTGACCGCCACCCTGACCGCCGCACCCGGCGGAGTGACCACGATCCTGCCCCTGCGCGTCCAGCCGTCACGGCACGCGGACCGGGTACGCGAACTCGCCCGCCGCGCCGGACTCGACTGCGCGATCGGCCACGGGCAGCCCGGGACCGTCACCGTCGTCGTCACCGACGACGCCGAACGGGCCCTGCGCGCCACCCGGTTGCCCGGGCCGCTGCTGCTGGTGTGCGACACGGTGGGCCGCGCCGGGCTGCTCCAGGCCCTGCGCGCCGGAGCCGTCGTGCTGCGCCGGGCGGACCTCACCGAGGAGAGCCTCACGGCGGCCGTCCGCCGCGCCGGGGCGCCGCACCCGAGCATCCCCTACCCGGAGCTGTCCCACCTGCTGACCACCGGCCCGGGACCCGGCGGCCACCCCGCGCACGAGGACCGGCCACCGTCCTTGACGAGCCGCCAGATGTCCGTGCTGCGGCTCATGGCGGAGGGCCACGGCAACGCGGGCATCGCGCAGTTGCTGCACTGCTCCGAGCACACCGTGAAGAACGTCGTCTACGAGATCATGGCCCGGCTCGGCGCCCGCAACCGGGCCCACGCGGTGGCGCGCGCGGTGCGCCACGGACTGATCTGA
- a CDS encoding peptidase E, translating to MTAPEPTIVATSGGHRAAARTRVLFDALVQHAVDLSGVHGRRPRILYVGTAIGDAEHVTARMSEAARVAGFDLTPLHLFPMPNVEDVEGTVLDHDVVWVMGGSVANLLAVWRVHGLDAVMRRAWRAGVVLAGVSAGSICWFEGGATDSYGPELRPVTDALGLLPYGNGVHYDSDPGRRPLIHRLVADGTLPTAHCTDDGVGLVYRGTELVEAVAELPDKAAYVVRREGGRAVEERITPRLLPAPGV from the coding sequence GTGACCGCCCCGGAACCCACCATCGTCGCCACCTCCGGAGGACATCGCGCCGCCGCACGCACCCGGGTGCTCTTCGACGCCCTGGTCCAGCACGCGGTCGATCTCTCCGGTGTGCACGGCAGGCGACCGCGCATCCTGTACGTCGGCACCGCCATCGGGGACGCCGAGCACGTCACCGCGCGGATGTCGGAGGCGGCCCGGGTGGCGGGCTTCGATCTGACACCCCTGCACCTGTTCCCCATGCCGAACGTCGAGGACGTCGAGGGCACGGTCCTGGACCACGACGTGGTCTGGGTGATGGGCGGCTCGGTGGCGAACCTGCTCGCCGTGTGGCGGGTGCACGGCCTGGACGCGGTCATGCGGCGGGCCTGGCGGGCGGGAGTGGTCCTCGCCGGGGTCAGCGCGGGTTCCATCTGCTGGTTCGAGGGCGGCGCGACCGACTCCTACGGGCCCGAACTGCGCCCGGTGACCGATGCGTTGGGGCTGCTGCCGTACGGCAACGGGGTGCACTACGACTCCGACCCGGGCCGGCGCCCGCTGATCCACCGGCTGGTCGCCGACGGCACCCTGCCCACGGCGCACTGCACCGACGACGGGGTGGGCCTGGTCTACCGGGGCACCGAACTGGTCGAGGCCGTCGCGGAGTTGCCGGACAAGGCCGCGTACGTGGTGCGCCGCGAGGGCGGGCGGGCCGTGGAGGAGCGCATCACACCCCGGCTGCTGCCGGCCCCCGGGGTGTGA